The Campylobacter sp. RM16189 genome has a segment encoding these proteins:
- a CDS encoding AAA family ATPase, which translates to MANIGESLTAQMQEALENGISLALHAKNPQVLPLHVFWGLVTDSASILNQVFNQMSISKNAVDLEVKSKISSLATSSNVSKENIQISRELLNSLESAKALMVSMGDSFIAVDTWIISALELKEIREILAKFTDVLEIKKSLEAIRAGRKIDTQTSDETLDSLEKFGIDLTKKAINAELDPVIGRDEEITRMMQILIRKSKNNPILLGEPGVGKTAIVEGLAQKIVSKDVPVSLMNKRVIALDMSALIAGAKYRGEFEDRLKAVINEVKSAGNIILFIDEIHTIVGAGASEGSMDAANILKPALARGELHAVGATTLKEYRKYFEKDAALQRRFQPIDVKEPSVNEALQILRGIKERLEVHHSVSITDSALVAAAKLSDRYISNRFLPDKAIDLIDEAAAELKMQIESEPYELAKIKREIVTLQVEKEALKMEDEAKNEERLKEIEKEIADLNEKKQALEVKFENEKSVFNGISNAKKEIETLKNEAEIARRNGDLQKAAEIEYGKILDASNRQKELEVKWEEMKKAGVLLKNQVDEELVAGILSKWTGISVSKMLTSEKQKYLMIEDHLRDSVVGQDPALHALARAIKRNKAGLNEGSRPIGSFLFLGPTGVGKTQSAKALAKFLFDDERSLIRFDMSEYMEKHSVSRLLGAPPGYVGYDEGGQLTEAVRRRPYSVILFDEIEKAHKDVFNILLGIMDDGRATDNKGVTVDFKNTIIILTSNIASNFIMDLKGEQREEAVKNELKSYFKPEFLNRLDDTIIFNPLSEEGLVQIVAIMFKELEKTLLNRGIKASMTEEAKKFIAKAGFDIVYGARPLRRALYELVEDRLADMILKDELESGDEIVISSNGEDISIEVLR; encoded by the coding sequence ATGGCAAACATAGGTGAAAGTTTAACTGCACAGATGCAAGAAGCTCTTGAAAACGGTATAAGTTTAGCTTTGCACGCTAAAAATCCGCAAGTCTTGCCTTTGCACGTTTTTTGGGGGTTGGTTACGGACTCGGCTTCCATACTAAATCAAGTCTTTAATCAGATGTCAATCTCAAAAAATGCTGTTGATTTAGAGGTCAAAAGCAAAATTTCAAGCCTTGCGACAAGCTCGAATGTAAGCAAAGAAAATATCCAAATTTCTCGCGAGCTTTTAAATTCGCTTGAGAGCGCAAAGGCTCTTATGGTAAGTATGGGCGATAGCTTTATAGCGGTTGATACTTGGATAATTTCGGCTTTAGAGCTTAAAGAGATAAGAGAAATTTTGGCTAAATTTACCGATGTGCTTGAGATCAAAAAGAGTTTAGAAGCCATTAGGGCAGGGCGCAAGATAGACACTCAAACAAGCGACGAAACTCTTGATAGTTTGGAAAAATTCGGTATCGATCTAACCAAAAAGGCTATAAACGCCGAGCTTGATCCGGTTATCGGACGAGATGAAGAGATAACTAGGATGATGCAAATTCTAATAAGAAAGAGCAAAAACAATCCTATCTTACTTGGCGAACCGGGTGTCGGAAAAACGGCGATAGTCGAGGGGCTAGCTCAAAAGATAGTTTCAAAAGACGTTCCCGTAAGTCTTATGAACAAGCGAGTCATCGCGCTTGATATGAGCGCTCTTATCGCTGGCGCAAAGTATAGGGGTGAATTTGAAGATAGGCTAAAAGCCGTCATAAACGAGGTAAAAAGCGCGGGAAATATCATACTTTTTATCGATGAAATTCATACTATCGTAGGTGCGGGAGCGAGCGAGGGAAGTATGGACGCAGCAAACATACTAAAGCCTGCACTAGCGCGCGGAGAGCTGCATGCCGTGGGTGCAACGACGCTAAAAGAGTATAGAAAGTATTTTGAAAAGGATGCCGCACTCCAGCGTAGATTTCAGCCGATTGATGTAAAAGAGCCAAGTGTAAATGAGGCCTTGCAAATTTTGCGCGGTATAAAGGAGCGTTTAGAGGTTCATCATAGTGTAAGCATAACTGACAGCGCTTTGGTAGCGGCTGCAAAGCTAAGCGACCGCTATATCTCAAACCGCTTTTTGCCTGATAAGGCGATAGATTTAATCGATGAAGCGGCTGCCGAGCTTAAGATGCAGATAGAAAGCGAGCCTTATGAGCTGGCTAAGATTAAGCGCGAGATAGTTACCTTGCAGGTTGAAAAAGAGGCGCTTAAGATGGAAGATGAGGCTAAAAACGAAGAGCGTCTTAAAGAGATAGAGAAAGAAATTGCCGATTTAAACGAGAAAAAGCAAGCTCTTGAAGTGAAATTTGAAAATGAAAAGAGCGTATTTAACGGAATTTCAAATGCAAAAAAAGAGATAGAAACTCTTAAAAACGAGGCTGAGATAGCTCGTAGAAACGGCGATCTTCAAAAGGCTGCCGAGATAGAATACGGCAAAATTTTAGATGCTTCAAATCGCCAAAAAGAGCTTGAGGTAAAGTGGGAAGAGATGAAAAAGGCGGGCGTGTTGCTTAAAAATCAAGTTGATGAAGAGCTTGTTGCGGGAATTTTAAGCAAGTGGACGGGAATTTCGGTTTCAAAGATGCTAACGAGCGAGAAGCAAAAATATCTGATGATAGAGGATCACTTAAGAGATAGCGTGGTAGGACAAGATCCTGCGCTTCACGCTCTAGCAAGAGCTATCAAACGAAATAAAGCGGGACTTAATGAAGGTTCTCGCCCGATAGGTTCGTTTCTTTTCCTTGGTCCAACAGGTGTGGGTAAGACCCAGTCGGCTAAGGCTTTGGCTAAATTTTTGTTTGATGACGAAAGGTCGCTTATACGCTTTGACATGAGCGAATATATGGAAAAGCACAGCGTCTCAAGGCTTCTTGGGGCGCCTCCGGGATATGTAGGATATGATGAGGGAGGACAGCTAACCGAGGCCGTTAGAAGGCGCCCTTATAGCGTGATACTATTTGACGAGATAGAAAAGGCGCATAAAGATGTATTTAATATCCTGCTTGGCATTATGGATGACGGGCGAGCTACTGATAATAAAGGTGTGACTGTTGATTTTAAAAATACGATCATTATCCTAACCTCAAACATCGCTTCAAATTTTATCATGGATTTAAAGGGTGAGCAGAGAGAAGAGGCTGTTAAAAACGAGCTGAAAAGCTACTTTAAGCCAGAGTTTTTAAACAGGCTTGATGATACTATCATCTTTAATCCGCTAAGCGAAGAAGGGCTTGTTCAAATCGTAGCAATTATGTTTAAAGAGCTTGAAAAGACGCTTCTAAATCGCGGCATTAAGGCTAGCATGACTGAAGAGGCTAAGAAATTTATAGCCAAAGCCGGATTTGACATAGTATATGGCGCTAGACCGCTTAGGCGCGCACTTTATGAGCTGGTAGAAGACCGCTTAGCCGATATGATACTAAAAGACGAGCTTGAAAGTGGCGATGAGATCGTGATAAGCTCAAACGGTGAAGATATATCCATAGAAGTTTTAAGATAG
- a CDS encoding S41 family peptidase encodes MISVALTATLITANLNAKNNEDDASARVEALSKLTKTISTVEKYYVDDMKFKEIVDKAIEGLLNNLDAHSGFLNEKAFKDMQVQTNGEFGGLGITVGIKDGALTVISPIEGTPADKAGVKSGDIILRIDGNATLGTTIEEAVNKMRGKPKTPITITIVRKGEPKPFDIKLIRDIISVESVYAKMIENENILYLRVTNFDKHVTQKAEDFIKKYPKAEGIVLDLRNNPGGLLNQAVGLTNLFVDSGIIVSQKGRNSSENSEYKASRSNKITNLPLVVLVNGGSASASEIVSGSLQDHKRAVVVGENTFGKGSVQIILPVDGKEALRLTIARYYLPSGRTIQAVGVTPDIKVFPGKVPQEESSMFAIKESELKKHLENELTKIADHKQDTNLTAKKDEAKEDKTILAQAKVNEDMQLKSAIDAIKVLKIK; translated from the coding sequence CTGATTTCTGTAGCACTTACCGCCACATTAATCACAGCAAACCTGAATGCAAAAAACAATGAAGATGATGCGAGCGCAAGAGTGGAAGCTCTATCTAAGCTTACAAAGACAATATCAACGGTTGAAAAATACTATGTAGATGATATGAAATTTAAAGAGATCGTAGATAAGGCGATCGAAGGGCTTTTAAACAACCTTGATGCGCATTCTGGATTTTTAAACGAAAAAGCCTTTAAGGATATGCAAGTTCAGACAAACGGTGAATTTGGAGGACTTGGTATCACGGTAGGCATTAAAGATGGTGCACTTACCGTTATATCACCTATCGAAGGCACACCTGCGGATAAGGCTGGAGTAAAGAGTGGTGATATCATCCTGAGAATAGACGGCAATGCAACCCTTGGAACGACTATAGAAGAGGCTGTAAACAAGATGCGCGGCAAGCCTAAAACGCCTATAACCATAACAATAGTAAGAAAAGGCGAGCCAAAGCCGTTTGACATCAAACTGATTCGCGATATAATATCTGTAGAATCAGTCTATGCAAAGATGATAGAAAATGAAAATATACTCTATCTTAGAGTAACAAATTTCGATAAACATGTTACTCAAAAAGCTGAAGATTTTATTAAAAAATATCCAAAAGCGGAAGGTATTGTTCTAGATCTTCGTAATAACCCTGGCGGACTTTTAAACCAAGCGGTCGGACTTACAAATTTATTCGTAGATAGCGGAATAATCGTCTCTCAAAAAGGAAGAAATTCAAGTGAAAATTCAGAATACAAGGCATCAAGAAGCAACAAAATAACAAATCTTCCTTTGGTTGTTTTGGTAAACGGCGGAAGTGCAAGCGCTAGCGAGATTGTAAGCGGTTCTCTACAAGATCATAAAAGAGCTGTTGTTGTAGGAGAAAACACATTTGGCAAAGGAAGCGTGCAGATAATATTACCGGTAGACGGAAAAGAGGCGCTAAGGCTTACTATAGCTAGATATTACCTGCCAAGTGGGCGAACAATACAAGCGGTAGGCGTAACTCCTGATATAAAAGTATTTCCTGGCAAGGTTCCTCAAGAGGAATCGAGTATGTTTGCGATAAAAGAGAGTGAATTAAAAAAACATCTTGAAAATGAGCTAACAAAAATCGCAGACCATAAGCAAGATACAAATTTAACAGCTAAAAAAGATGAAGCAAAAGAAGATAAGACTATACTGGCTCAAGCAAAAGTCAATGAGGACATGCAGCTAAAATCTGCTATAGATGCTATAAAAGTGTTAAAAATCAAATAA
- the purC gene encoding phosphoribosylaminoimidazolesuccinocarboxamide synthase, with protein MEKKELIYEGKGKKMYATDDADLLIAEFKDDLTAFDAQKRGNEAGKGALNNKISTQLFNLLKEKGIETHLVKTLNDTEQLIKKCKIIPLEVVVRNIATGSLTKRLAIPDGTVLPFALVELYYKDDALHDPLVNDEHCLAMGLVKSENDLDRLKHLGREINSVLFKFFADRKLKLVDFKVEFGVDKDGNIILADEISPDSCRFWDADTNEKLDKDRFRQDIGNVKVAYEEVLRRILS; from the coding sequence ATGGAGAAAAAAGAGCTAATCTACGAAGGAAAAGGGAAAAAGATGTACGCGACTGATGACGCGGATCTTTTGATAGCTGAGTTTAAAGACGACTTAACAGCTTTTGATGCTCAAAAAAGAGGAAACGAGGCTGGAAAAGGCGCTCTAAATAATAAAATTTCAACGCAACTTTTCAATCTTTTAAAAGAAAAGGGTATAGAAACTCACTTAGTGAAAACGCTTAACGATACCGAACAACTGATTAAAAAATGCAAAATCATCCCTCTTGAAGTAGTAGTAAGAAATATAGCTACAGGTTCACTTACTAAGCGCTTGGCTATACCTGACGGAACAGTTCTGCCTTTTGCTTTGGTTGAGCTATATTACAAAGATGATGCACTGCATGATCCTTTGGTAAACGACGAACACTGCCTGGCTATGGGGCTTGTAAAGAGCGAAAACGACCTTGATAGACTAAAGCATTTAGGTAGAGAGATAAACTCTGTATTGTTTAAATTTTTCGCGGATAGAAAGTTAAAACTTGTTGATTTTAAAGTCGAATTCGGCGTAGATAAAGATGGAAATATTATACTAGCAGACGAAATTAGTCCTGATAGTTGCAGATTTTGGGATGCCGATACAAATGAAAAGCTTGACAAAGATAGATTTAGACAAGATATTGGAAATGTAAAAGTAGCCTACGAAGAGGTTTTAAGAAGAATTTTATCATAA
- the purS gene encoding phosphoribosylformylglycinamidine synthase subunit PurS, which translates to MKAIVNVSLKNGVLDPQGKAVEHALGSLGFNGISNVRVGKQIVLDINAKDKDEAKKALTNMCEELLANTVIEDYEIIV; encoded by the coding sequence ATGAAAGCTATAGTAAACGTATCACTTAAAAACGGAGTTTTAGATCCTCAAGGAAAGGCTGTAGAGCACGCACTTGGCTCGCTCGGATTTAACGGCATATCAAACGTAAGAGTTGGAAAACAAATCGTCCTTGATATAAACGCCAAAGATAAAGATGAGGCCAAAAAAGCTCTTACAAATATGTGTGAAGAGCTTTTGGCAAACACAGTTATAGAAGATTACGAGATCATAGTATGA